In Brassica napus cultivar Da-Ae chromosome A3, Da-Ae, whole genome shotgun sequence, the sequence TTCACATGTGTTATTTTTGTATTCATGAAACGTGATTTTTGTGTTTATGGCAGAGGAAGGTGCTTTGATGGAGCTTTTAAACTTTATGTATAGCAGCTCTCTAACCGTCACAACAGCACCTGATTTATTAGATGTGCTTATGGCTGCTGACAAGTTTGAGGTTGCCTCCTGCATGAGGTATTGCAGTAGACTTCTCCGCAACATGCCTATGACCCCTGATTCCGCTTTGCTCTATCTCGACCTTCCCTCCACTGTTTTAATGGCTGAAGCGGTCCAACCTCTAACTGATGCAGCCAAGCAGTTCCTTGCCTCGCGTTACAAGGATATTACCAAGTGAGCACGGACTCCAAATGCATGTAATCGAATGTTGTAACTATTATATTCATGTGTTACCATTCTTGTACAGGTATCAAGAGGAGGTTATGGCCTTGCCGTTGGCTGGAATAGAGGCGATACTATCGAGCGATGATCTCCAAATTGCTTCTGAGGACGCTGTTTATGATTTTGTGTTGAAATGGGCAAGGGGGCAGTACAGTTCACTGGAAGACCGTAGAGAGATTCTTGGTTCACGCCTTGCGCTCTGTATCCGCTTCCCATACATGACGTGCCGGAAACTCAAAAAGGTACTAACGTGCAGTGACTTTGAGCATGAAGTAGCATCAAAGCAGGTTCTAGAAGCGCTCTTCTTCAAAGCAGAAGCCCCGCACAGGCAACGCATTCTCTCCGCTGAAGGATCAGACTCCACGAACCGCCGTTTCATTGAGAGGGCTTACAAATACAGACCCGTAAAAGTCGTGGAGTTCGAGCTTCCACGTCCGCAGTGTGTAGTGTACCTGGACTTGAAGCGGGAGGAATGCGCAGGACTGTTCCCTTCGGGGAGAGTCTATTCTCAGGCTTTTCATTTAGGAGGTCAAGGCTTCTTCCTCTCGGCGCACTGCAACATGGACCAGCAAAGCTCGTTCCACTGCTTTGGTCTTTTCCTTGGGATGCAAGAGAAAGGAGCTGTGAGTTTCGGTGTGGACTACGAGTTCGCAGCTAGACAGAAACCTTCGCAGGATTACTCGAGCAAATACAAAGGGAACTACACGTTCACTGGTGGGAAAGCGGTTGGCTATAGAAACCTTTTTGCGATTCCTTGGACTTCGTTTATCGCAGAGGACAGTCAGTACTTCATCAATGGCGTTCTCCATCTCCGAGCTGAGCTCACCATCAACAGAACTTAACTGATCAGTTTCCCTCTCCTCTTTCTCCATATATAAGTTACATTATCTCTTGATGTAGCAGCTCTACTAACCATGAGTGTGTTGTGTAATTTGTCTAGGGAGAAGTAAAAAGTAAGGTTTTAAAAGAGTACGCACGCTGTACATTTGAATGGAATTTAACTTTTTCTATCTACACGTGTCAACTATTTTCAACCTACTAGTCCTAGATTTTGAGCCTTTAGTTAactgaaaatataaattgtCCCTCAGTATCTGAGATTAGGACTTAAAACATTTGGGTTCAAGGCTTACCCAAACGACGTGGTTAAGATGAACATAAAAGGATAGCGTATTCGAGTCCTCGTCATGATCGGACCCACCTAATGCGTAAGTAAGACTATTCACTTACCAGAAGAACACGTCATTTTGTCGCGGATTCATTTGGCCTTTGGATTTAAATATATGACGTCTTCCCCACGTAGCAATAACTAGTATATTGCTACCAACAAAGAGATTAATATTTGATagcaatatattaatttttgattatgattcattccttgttattttttacattaacaaaagattgtaatttttttctttattatatatattgaatacaTATAGAATTTCAAAACGATTATTAATCAACAGGATTAGATATAGGAAAGTAATTTGAAGATTTAAACTTTGAGTAACAGCAACAGAAAGATTGACCAAATTGATTTCGTCGACAAACTCCACTTTTGTAACCTGTAGATATGCATCTGGTAATGCATTCTGGTGTACCACTACATCCAATGGTGCATAAGCTCTTTTGTCCTATTCAATCAAAAAACATATTGAGAAGACACACGCACCACTATCAGTTTTGTATATCtagaatgaaaaaaatgaaaaattaactatacaaaaattaataaaatagttttattttaattgactTAAAAACTTCACAGAAATGTTTCTATGAAATAAAAAACCTTCATTTGAGACATTATCACTctgaatgaaaaataaattacctaaaatcatggGTAAAAGAAATATTTCAAGCATCGTCAATGAAAGTAGTTGATTAGACGAAAACTTATTGATTGCCATTAGTTTTTTTCCTTGAAAATGAAACCACTTTTTGAGATATCCTTCGATGACATTAAagcaataaaaataattaaaatagatgCTCAGATTACAAGTGTTTTGCAATAAGACATGTTGTGTCTTCTGAAGTGAAAATTTTAAGATTTCTTAAGATAGttaagataaataaaactatatttaataactgaaaattttaagacatgttttttttttcttttgggttgCAGAATAAACTGAAAAGTTCAAAACCGGAGAAGAGTGTGTCAGGGAATAAGAACTCAGGAACTGGAGACAATGCGTTTAATCTACCAGCAAAGCGCATCAACTGCTTGATACAAAGCCTCGAGCAGATGCTGTAGCAGTAGGCTAACGAATGTTCAATCATAACACTAGTATTGATTTCTACTTAATTTGTTAAcataaacaaaggaaacaagttTTACTAATTTCCAGAAAACTTGGTAGGTAGTATAGAAGAGAGGGAGATATGATTTGTTGTGGCAGTTGTTAATATAGAGGGTTTTTTTTCCGTAGTAACCTGACTTACGGAAGGATCAAGACTAATCCCCATGAAGAGGCTAATATAGAGATGTTTttgttgtgtgtttttctttatacATGGCTTCCTCTATTGCATTTAGACATGATTTAATtttatgagagagagagagatttcagatcggtgtttttattttgcgtcagctttttttatttctttttggaaGGTTTCATGTACAATATATTgaacttttttgaatctatgtgGAGTGTGGAGGGGCAGATGCCCACCAT encodes:
- the LOC106438275 gene encoding BTB/POZ domain-containing protein At2g46260, which codes for MRGSDLFDPKTSTDMDSILSPRDSSPGADFGFAFNDSNFSDRLLRIEILGGPSSGSRSDGDGCCTSIADWARHRKRTRDDKNNKDIVACPEEQIITDNNRPDMDDCPGGDEEGEAMVEEALSGDDDDDDDASSEPNWGMDHSAVVNNVKELHISSPILAAKSPFFYKLFSNGMRESEQRHVTLRISAQEEGALMELLNFMYSSSLTVTTAPDLLDVLMAADKFEVASCMRYCSRLLRNMPMTPDSALLYLDLPSTVLMAEAVQPLTDAAKQFLASRYKDITKYQEEVMALPLAGIEAILSSDDLQIASEDAVYDFVLKWARGQYSSLEDRREILGSRLALCIRFPYMTCRKLKKVLTCSDFEHEVASKQVLEALFFKAEAPHRQRILSAEGSDSTNRRFIERAYKYRPVKVVEFELPRPQCVVYLDLKREECAGLFPSGRVYSQAFHLGGQGFFLSAHCNMDQQSSFHCFGLFLGMQEKGAVSFGVDYEFAARQKPSQDYSSKYKGNYTFTGGKAVGYRNLFAIPWTSFIAEDSQYFINGVLHLRAELTINRT